TACCACCCTGCTTGAACGCAGCCGTCCTGCCGGGAGGACCGTGACAGCGCGGGAAGCAAAAAGGCTCGTCCCCGCGCTGTAGGGACGAGCCTGAAATCAGTCTCGCGGTACCACCCTTCTTGGACGCATCGCTGCATCCCGCTCGGACCCGATCACGAGGGTCAATCCGGGAAATCTACTCCGGCGTCGAATGCGCTTTTTCAATCCCAGCTCCCCGGGCCTTGCCCGCCGGATTCTTTCACGCGGAAACCCTTTCAGCCTGTGGGATCTCCTCTCTGGCACCGTGAAAATGACGAATCGACGGGATCCGGTTCATCGCCTTTATCCCTATTCATCTGTTGCTGAAAATTATAACCGCAGTTTCCCGTCTGTCAAGGGCGAAATCGAAATAATTTTTCACTGTTCCGTCAATTCCGACAGCCATTTTTCGCAAGCGTTTTTTCCCGGCCGCCGCGGCGAAACCGCCGTCGCTTCAGCCTGATACTGGAAAAAAGGCGGTGTTTGTGGTATTTTATTATAAAGAAGAGGGTCTTTATTCCGTGGCTGCACTCATTTTTCCCGGACGATCTGCGTAAAAATCCATTCTCAAGAGGCAGGAGGGACTGATTCACATGACAGCACGCATCATCACCATCGGTCGCGAATACGGCAGCGGCGGACGCAGCATCGGCGAACGGACTGCCCAAATGCTGGGGTACGGATTCTACGACAAGGTCCTGATCGACCTCGCCGCCAAGAAGAGTGGTTTTGCCATCGATTACATCAGAAACACCGAAGAGCAGGTCACGCCCAACTATTTGTTCAACCTGGCCGCCAACGGCTATTACGCCAACTCGATGTTCATCAACGACGGACTGCCCGCCTCGGACAACCTCTTCATCCTGCAGAGCAAGATCATCCGCGAACTGGCCGAGAAAGCTCCCTGCGTCATCGTCGGGCGCTGCGCCGATTACATCCTGCGCGACCGCACCGACTGCCTGAACGTGTTCATCCACGCGCCGCTGGCCGACCGCGTCGCCCGCGCCGTCGGCGAATACGGTCTGCCCGCGGAGGGCGCCGAAAAAACCGTGCAGCGCAACGACAAGATCCGCTCCAAGCACTACCAGTATTACGCCGGCAGCAAATGGGGCCATATCCATCGCTACCACCTCACACTCAACAGCAGCGCCTTCGGCTGCGAGGCCGCCGCGGCCCTGATCGTCGAGACCGCGCGGCGGTTCGGGTAAAACTGGCCGCAGACAAAGACGAATCAAAATGTTCCACGTGGAACACTCGGTTTGGAATGACGGATGACGCTTCTTTGCAAACTATTGACTGAAAATAAGGTGTCGCTTTTCGACAACGAACGAGCCGCCGCGGGGGATCTTTTTGCGTCCCCGCGGCGGCTCGTTTTTACAGAATGTCGATGTACTCGCCGGCCAGCGCCTTGTTCATGCTGCGCACGGCGCAGAATTTGCCGCACATGCTGCAGGTTTCGCTGTGGTCGTCTTCGGGGGCCCGGCTTGCGCGGATGGCTTTGGCGGTCTCCGGATCGACGGCTTCCAGCCACTGCGCGTCCCAATCGAGCTTGCGCCGCGCCGCGGCCATGCGGTCGTCCTGCTCGCGCGCGCCGGGAATGCCCTTGGCGATGTCGGCGGCGTGGGCGGCGATGCGGCTGGCGATGATGCCCTGTTTGACGTCGTCCACGTTGGGCAGGGCCAGATGTTCGGCGGGCGTGACGTAGCACAGGAAGGCCGCGCCGTTGGCCGCCGCCACCGCGCCGCCGATGGCGGCGGTGATGTGGTCGTAACCGGGGGCGATGTCGGTGACGAGGGGGCCGAGCACGTAGAACGGCGCGCCCCGGCAGATGGTCTGTTGCACTTTCATGTTGGCGGCGATCTGATCCAGCGGCACGTGCCCCGGGCCTTCGACCATGACCTGAACGTCCTTCGCCCAAGCGCGGCGGGTCAATTCACCGAGGCGGACGAGCTCCTCGATCTGGCAGACGTCGGTGGCGTCGGCAAGACAGCCGGGGCGGCAGGCGTCGCCGAGGCTGATGGTGACGTCGTGCTCGCGGCAGATGTCGAGGATCTCGTCGAAATGTGAGTAGAACGGATTTTCCTCGCCGGTCATGCTCATCCAGACGAAAACGAGGCTGCCGCCGCGGCTGACGATGTTCATCGCCCGTCCGCAGTTTCTGATCTGCTCGATGGTCTTGCGCGTGATGCCGCAGTGGAGCGTGACGAAATCGACGCCGTCCTCCGCGTGCAGGCGCACCACGTCGACGAAGTCCTGAGCGCTGAGCGTGGCGAGGTCGCGCCGGTAATGGATGACCGCGTCGTACACGGGCACGGTGCCGATCATGGCGGGACACTCGCCGCACAGTTTGCGGCGGAAAGGCTGCGTGTCGCCGTGGCTGGACAGGTCCATGATGGCTTCGGCGCCCATATTCACGGCGCTCATGACTTTCTGCATTTCCACGTCGTAGTCCTTGCAGTCGCGGCTGACGCCGAGATTGACGTTGATCTTGGTTTTGAGCATGCTGCCGACGCCGTTAGGGTCGAGGCCCCGATGCCCGCGGTTGGCGGGGATCACGGCTGTGCCTTCGGCCATCCAGCCCATCAGTTCCCGAACGCTGCGGCGTTCTTTTTTCGCGACGATCTCCATCTCCGGCGTGGCGATGCCGCGGCGCGCCGCTTCCATTTGCGTGTGGTAATTTCGCTCCATATGACGGACTCCTTTCCTGCTTCCGCTGCGGACAGCGGATTTTCCGCGGAACCGGCGCTTTTGCCCGAACGAAAAACAAGGGAGCGGACTCCTCGTGCGGAGCCCGCTCCCTCCATTTTTTTCTGCGTCTTCCTCCGCGGGCATTATCCCAACAGGTTCACGGGTCGGAACGCCAGTTCCCTCTCAGCCTGCGTGACGCAAGCTCCCCGGTTCGCTCTTCGTTTGATGCAGGACCAGTCTAGCAGGCCGCGGCCGATTTGACAAGCGCCCCGCGGCGGCAAAAGGCGAAAAATTTCTATTTCCCGCGGCTTTTGCCGTAATCGAGCGCCAGCGCCGACAGCAGCTTCACGCCCAACGGCACGACGGCGTCGTCGACGCGGAACTCGGCGCTGTGATGCGGCGTGTCGGTGCCCATGCCGAGGTTGAAGTACGCGGCGGGGATTTTTTCGCCGTAGTAGCTGAAATCCTCGGATCCCATGGCGAACTCGCGTTCCACAAGACGATCCTCAAGCCCTTCGGCTTTCGCCACGTCCAGGATCCAGTCGGTGACGTCGGGATCGTTGACGGTGACCGGATAGACTTTTTCGTACTTCAGATCGGCCGTGCAGTTCCACGCCGCGGCGATGCCGTCGACGATGCGGTGGAAGCGTTCGGGCATGGCTTCGCGCGTTTCCATGTCGGAGCAGCGCACGGTGCCGCACATCGTGCAGGTATCGGGAATGACGTTGCGGGCTTCGCCGGCTTTGATGGCGCCGATGCCGACGACAACGGGTTCGAGCGCGCTCACTTCCTGCGGCGCGATGGCCGTCAGCGCCGGCACCAGGGCCGCCGCGCAGAGCATCGGATTGACGGCGCGGTGGGGGCTGGCGCCGTGGCCGCCCTTGCCACGGATGACGATGTCCCAGATGTCGGCGGAGGCCATCATCGGCCCTTTCTTCCAGCCGATTTTACCGGCCGGCATCTGGCTCTGCACGTGCTCGCCGATGATCGCGTCGACGCCTTCGAGCGCGCCGTCGGCGATCACCGCGGGCGCGCCGGAGCCGGGGCCCGCTTCCTCGGCGGGCTGGAACAGGAACCTCACCGCGCCGCAAAGTTCGTCCCGGTGCTCCTGCACCACCTGAACGACGCCGGCGAGGATAGCCGCGTGGGCGTCGTGCCCGCAGGCGTGCATGACGCCCGCGCATTCGGACGCGACGTCGTGGGACGGATCCTCGGCGACGGGCAGCGCGTCGATGTCGGCGCGGATCATCAGCGTCGGTCCGGGCTTGGCCCCCTTGATCTCGGCGACGAGGCCGCACTGAGTGCCCTTGAATCCTTTTTTGATCACGGAAACGCCGAGTTCCGCCATCCGGGCGGTGATTTTTTTCGTCGTCTCCACCTCGCGCCAGGAAAGTTCCGGGTGACGGTGAAGCTCGCGGCGCAAGGCCACGGCCGCTTCGGAAGCGCGTGTGACGCTGTCCTGCCTGTCTGCCATCATAAAAGACTCCTTTCGAATCGTTTGAATTGTCGGCCCCGCGCCGCGGAGCCGCTTTCAGCCGCAAAACTAGAAAAACTTGACGAGGAACGCCGCCAGGAACACGGAGGCGATGGTGACCGTGGTGAATCCGGCGATGAGCATCTTGGGAAGCACGTGCGAGAGGACGAACTCCCGCTCTTCGTCGCTGCCGCCCAGCTGAGCGGCGACTTCCTCGGAGATGATCAGCGTGCCGGGGAAACCGATCATGCAC
This sequence is a window from Pyramidobacter sp. YE332. Protein-coding genes within it:
- a CDS encoding cytidylate kinase-like family protein, translated to MTARIITIGREYGSGGRSIGERTAQMLGYGFYDKVLIDLAAKKSGFAIDYIRNTEEQVTPNYLFNLAANGYYANSMFINDGLPASDNLFILQSKIIRELAEKAPCVIVGRCADYILRDRTDCLNVFIHAPLADRVARAVGEYGLPAEGAEKTVQRNDKIRSKHYQYYAGSKWGHIHRYHLTLNSSAFGCEAAAALIVETARRFG
- the thiC gene encoding phosphomethylpyrimidine synthase ThiC — its product is MERNYHTQMEAARRGIATPEMEIVAKKERRSVRELMGWMAEGTAVIPANRGHRGLDPNGVGSMLKTKINVNLGVSRDCKDYDVEMQKVMSAVNMGAEAIMDLSSHGDTQPFRRKLCGECPAMIGTVPVYDAVIHYRRDLATLSAQDFVDVVRLHAEDGVDFVTLHCGITRKTIEQIRNCGRAMNIVSRGGSLVFVWMSMTGEENPFYSHFDEILDICREHDVTISLGDACRPGCLADATDVCQIEELVRLGELTRRAWAKDVQVMVEGPGHVPLDQIAANMKVQQTICRGAPFYVLGPLVTDIAPGYDHITAAIGGAVAAANGAAFLCYVTPAEHLALPNVDDVKQGIIASRIAAHAADIAKGIPGAREQDDRMAAARRKLDWDAQWLEAVDPETAKAIRASRAPEDDHSETCSMCGKFCAVRSMNKALAGEYIDIL
- a CDS encoding M20 family metallopeptidase; this encodes MADRQDSVTRASEAAVALRRELHRHPELSWREVETTKKITARMAELGVSVIKKGFKGTQCGLVAEIKGAKPGPTLMIRADIDALPVAEDPSHDVASECAGVMHACGHDAHAAILAGVVQVVQEHRDELCGAVRFLFQPAEEAGPGSGAPAVIADGALEGVDAIIGEHVQSQMPAGKIGWKKGPMMASADIWDIVIRGKGGHGASPHRAVNPMLCAAALVPALTAIAPQEVSALEPVVVGIGAIKAGEARNVIPDTCTMCGTVRCSDMETREAMPERFHRIVDGIAAAWNCTADLKYEKVYPVTVNDPDVTDWILDVAKAEGLEDRLVEREFAMGSEDFSYYGEKIPAAYFNLGMGTDTPHHSAEFRVDDAVVPLGVKLLSALALDYGKSRGK